A stretch of Camelina sativa cultivar DH55 chromosome 18, Cs, whole genome shotgun sequence DNA encodes these proteins:
- the LOC109130456 gene encoding inhibitor of trypsin and hageman factor-like, whose translation MSNRCPILGPRCELCNCSGSGCQSQFPGLKVEWPTLKGVSGLQAKATIESDNPRVTAFIYREGVYLPSNNCCNRVVLYVRADDCPNGPVLNRPIVG comes from the exons atgTCAAACAGGTGTCCGATCCTTGGTCCCAGGTGTGAGTTATGTAACTGCTCAGGCAGTGGATGCCAATCTCAATTCCCAG GATTGAAAGTGGAGTGGCCAACGCTAAAAGGAGTGAGTGGACTTCAAGCAAAGGCAACAATAGAAAGTGACAATCCACGTGTGACAGCTTTCATATACCGTGAAGGTGTTTATCTACCATCCAACAATTGTTGCAACCGTGTCGTTCTCTATGTTCGAGCCGACGATTGTCCCAATGGTCCTGTCCTAAACCGTCCAATCGTTGGATGA